From the genome of Homalodisca vitripennis isolate AUS2020 chromosome 8, UT_GWSS_2.1, whole genome shotgun sequence, one region includes:
- the LOC124368351 gene encoding uncharacterized protein LOC124368351 yields the protein MSARDAKFVGKNPFSRSEEKTWRSVDVRLFSDVFLVTQVMGLIMLMMIIIWPMRYCEGHTLISKVGKEYLGLYLLIIMGTVYFVTNSALAYRVHRTIRRKTLKTFHGALHLAIIAMTTTGVLALLKFQKPAKPTCSSVFTWLVFVSIIMYTRQTLYSLFISVGVRYRFSSQSLHLHTVVLQALSFGGPLEIVQAIDGVFKVLPDQPIASVAGVYYLLSQTYILELILYVFMLLVLMLTYLMIKIKRCPFPKENETHKHYSNVCLA from the coding sequence ATGAGTGCGAGGGATGCAAAATTTGTGGGCAAAAATCCATTTTCTAGATCCGAGGAGAAAACATGGAGGTCAGTGGATGTCAGGCTTTTCAGCGACGTGTTCCTCGTCACCCAGGTGATGGGTTTGATTATGCTAATGATGATAATTATATGGCCCATGCGCTACTGTGAGGGCCACACCTTGATCTCCAAAGTCGGCAAGGAATACCTCGGGCTTTACCTGCTCATTATCATGGGCACCGTGTATTTCGTGACCAACTCTGCTCTGGCTTACAGAGTTCATCGGACTATCCGCAGGAAGACTCTGAAGACATTCCACGGAGCTCTTCATTTGGCGATAATCGCGATGACGACCACCGGCGTCCTCGCTCTCTTGAAATTCCAGAAGCCCGCAAAACCTACATGCTCCTCAGTGTTCACCTGGTTGGTCTTCGTCTCTATCATCATGTACACCCGGCAGACACTCTATAGCCTTTTTATTAGCGTTGGTGTTCGCTACCGGTTTTCTTCTCAATCCTTGCATCTACACACGGTCGTCCTGCAGGCTCTCTCATTCGGAGGTCCTCTGGAGATCGTCCAGGCTATTGACGGTGTCTTCAAGGTCCTCCCAGACCAACCCATCGCCTCTGTGGCCGGTGTCTACTACCTCCTGAGCCAGACCTATATACTTGAACTGATCTTGTACGTGTTCATGCTACTGGTATTGATGCTGACTTATCTGATGATAAAGATCAAGAGGTGCCCTTTTCCCAAGGAAAATGAGACACATAAACATTATTCCAACGTGTGCTTAGCCTAG